The proteins below are encoded in one region of Leptospira sp. WS4.C2:
- a CDS encoding SpoIIE family protein phosphatase encodes MPTKLLTLSLISDITSRINSQEDLNTLLSEIMGITRDVLQTEGSSLLLYDKENDQLVFNTTSGLKEESLAHLTVPRGKGIAGMVLETLKPEIVNDAANDPRIFKAIDQKVGYVTRNLLCVPMIAQGEVQGVLEAVNSLDNRDFNQTDIKILKYLSNLAAIAVKNRLLIDNLNLRANELNCLFQISQALANIQSSDEFMDLAVKTISEVLQVDRVCLNFEKIEKKGLPRSKSKGFSDQIHDEDVEILLFADKADWMFKGIKIITANSPQGIQLTHKGLFQHSLILFPILKNKEWLGSLVVSDKTSRTRFDEMDIRILRTLTNQVGEAYTALQVKIQSERLKNIDRDMQVAAMIQKHSLPIIPKQYSLLEFDTYYQASREIGGDFYDMVVHGKDEVSVIIADVSGKGTPAALFMEFSKTVLQQEVSKTTSTSEALFNANQILQDKSGFLMFVTAMLVRINMTKKELTYSSAGHNMQIIYRKKHHKIQHLSGKGQPMGIGNCEFSEHTVSYLPGDLLVLYTDGVTEAMNMKEELFSEERLESVILSHINDPPEVVRQAILQKVSEFVGEAEPHDDLSLFIIRLN; translated from the coding sequence ATGCCAACTAAACTACTGACATTAAGTCTGATTTCAGATATTACAAGCCGTATCAATTCACAAGAAGATTTGAATACACTTCTCAGCGAGATCATGGGAATTACCCGTGATGTTCTCCAAACTGAAGGATCCTCTCTTCTTTTATATGATAAAGAAAATGATCAGTTAGTATTTAATACAACAAGTGGTTTAAAAGAAGAATCACTTGCTCATCTAACAGTTCCTAGGGGAAAAGGGATCGCCGGGATGGTTTTAGAAACTCTCAAACCAGAAATTGTCAACGATGCCGCAAACGATCCAAGGATATTCAAAGCCATTGACCAAAAAGTCGGATATGTCACAAGAAATCTCCTTTGTGTTCCTATGATTGCCCAGGGAGAAGTACAAGGTGTACTCGAAGCCGTAAACTCTTTGGATAACCGCGACTTCAACCAGACCGATATCAAAATTTTAAAGTATCTTTCTAATTTAGCCGCCATCGCAGTCAAAAATCGGCTTCTCATCGACAACCTAAACCTACGCGCAAACGAACTCAACTGCTTATTCCAAATTTCCCAAGCTCTTGCTAACATCCAAAGTTCTGATGAATTTATGGACCTCGCTGTCAAAACCATTTCAGAAGTTTTACAAGTAGACAGGGTTTGTCTCAACTTCGAAAAAATTGAAAAGAAGGGCCTTCCTCGTTCCAAATCCAAAGGGTTTTCTGATCAAATTCATGATGAAGATGTGGAAATTTTACTCTTCGCTGACAAAGCCGATTGGATGTTCAAAGGAATCAAAATCATTACTGCAAATTCTCCGCAAGGGATCCAACTCACACACAAGGGACTTTTCCAACATAGTCTGATCCTTTTCCCCATTCTCAAAAACAAAGAATGGCTCGGTTCTCTTGTGGTATCAGACAAAACATCTCGTACTCGGTTTGATGAGATGGACATTCGGATTTTGAGAACCCTGACCAACCAAGTTGGGGAAGCCTACACCGCGTTACAAGTGAAGATACAAAGTGAACGTTTGAAAAACATAGACCGCGACATGCAAGTAGCGGCGATGATTCAAAAACACTCACTTCCCATCATTCCTAAACAATACTCACTTTTAGAATTTGATACTTATTACCAAGCTTCCCGTGAAATTGGAGGAGACTTCTATGATATGGTGGTTCATGGAAAAGATGAAGTCTCTGTAATCATAGCCGATGTTTCTGGAAAAGGAACACCAGCTGCTCTCTTTATGGAGTTTTCTAAAACAGTTTTACAACAAGAAGTTTCGAAAACTACTTCCACTAGCGAAGCTCTTTTTAATGCGAATCAAATCTTACAAGACAAGTCCGGTTTCCTTATGTTTGTCACTGCCATGCTTGTACGAATCAATATGACCAAAAAAGAATTAACCTATTCTTCGGCCGGTCATAATATGCAAATTATCTATCGCAAAAAACATCATAAAATCCAACACCTTTCTGGAAAAGGCCAACCAATGGGGATTGGAAATTGCGAATTTTCCGAACACACTGTGAGTTATCTCCCTGGTGATTTATTGGTTTTATACACAGATGGTGTGACGGAAGCCATGAATATGAAAGAAGAACTCTTTTCAGAAGAGAGATTGGAATCTGTCATTCTATCCCATATCAATGATCCTCCGGAAGTGGTAAGACAGGCAATTTTACAAAAAGTAAGTGAATTTGTGGGAGAAGCAGAACCACATGACGACCTTTCACTCTTTATTATTCGTCTAAACTAA
- a CDS encoding ATP-dependent 6-phosphofructokinase has translation MNENDTKVEQFGPCTIPNPAGYDYWTEDNSVVLFQTIFSGPADAKKTVETSPVFFEQAGPKEKIYFRPEEVTAGIVTCGGLCPGINDVIRALVMELHYRYKVPRILGFPFGYEGLVKKFGHRPVELTPDKVAHIMNFGGSILGSSRGSQNIGDMVDTLFLYGVKMLFCIGGDGTLRGAQAIQEEVRKRKEDIAIVGIPKTIDNDINYVQKTFGFSTAFSKAVEAVNCAHEEAKGAPNGIGLVKLMGRHSGFIAVNSALASKNVNFVLIPELDFDLEGEGAFLHVLKERVQKRGHAVVIVAEGAGQKYFEDKGEKDQSGNKKLADIGVFIKDKITEYFKKEDVTLNLKYIDPSYIIRSVPANAEDSVFCGFLAQNAVHAAFAGRTGCVVGIWNNVFTVMPISLAIAERKVLRPERSTLWRALLASTGQPNEMKAKG, from the coding sequence ATGAATGAAAACGATACCAAGGTCGAACAATTTGGTCCTTGCACCATTCCAAACCCAGCTGGGTACGACTACTGGACGGAAGACAACTCCGTCGTTCTTTTCCAAACGATATTTTCTGGGCCTGCTGATGCCAAAAAGACGGTAGAAACCAGTCCCGTTTTCTTTGAACAAGCAGGTCCCAAAGAAAAGATTTACTTCCGCCCGGAAGAAGTCACGGCAGGCATTGTGACTTGCGGCGGTCTTTGCCCAGGAATCAACGATGTCATTCGTGCTCTCGTGATGGAACTCCATTACCGGTACAAAGTGCCCCGTATTTTAGGATTTCCCTTCGGCTATGAAGGCCTTGTGAAAAAATTTGGGCATAGGCCAGTCGAACTCACTCCCGACAAAGTGGCTCATATTATGAACTTTGGTGGTTCTATTTTAGGATCTTCTCGTGGGAGCCAAAATATTGGAGATATGGTGGATACATTATTTCTCTATGGTGTGAAGATGTTGTTTTGTATCGGTGGGGATGGGACACTCCGCGGAGCCCAAGCCATCCAAGAGGAAGTTCGGAAACGAAAGGAAGACATCGCCATTGTGGGGATTCCCAAAACCATTGATAATGATATCAATTATGTCCAAAAGACTTTTGGATTTTCGACTGCCTTTAGTAAGGCGGTGGAAGCGGTTAACTGTGCCCATGAAGAAGCCAAGGGGGCACCGAATGGAATTGGCCTTGTGAAACTGATGGGAAGGCATTCTGGTTTTATCGCAGTCAATTCCGCACTAGCTTCTAAAAATGTAAATTTTGTCCTAATCCCTGAGCTTGATTTTGATTTAGAAGGAGAAGGTGCTTTTCTTCATGTTCTTAAAGAAAGAGTACAAAAAAGAGGGCATGCTGTTGTCATTGTGGCAGAAGGTGCCGGTCAAAAGTACTTTGAAGACAAAGGGGAAAAAGACCAATCGGGTAACAAGAAGTTGGCGGATATTGGAGTTTTTATTAAAGACAAGATTACGGAATATTTCAAAAAAGAAGATGTCACTCTCAACCTAAAGTACATAGACCCAAGTTATATCATTCGTTCTGTTCCAGCCAATGCCGAAGACTCTGTGTTCTGCGGGTTTCTCGCACAAAACGCAGTGCACGCAGCTTTTGCGGGAAGGACGGGTTGTGTGGTCGGAATTTGGAACAATGTGTTTACTGTCATGCCGATCTCCCTTGCCATTGCGGAAAGAAAGGTATTACGACCCGAGAGGAGTACTTTATGGAGAGCTCTTCTTGCCTCGACAGGCCAACCGAATGAAATGAAAGCGAAAGGCTGA
- the metH gene encoding methionine synthase, with the protein MKFEYTNPSSKSLLKLINERILVLDGAMGTMIQRHTLEEDDFRGDRFKDWPCSIKGNNDVLAITRPDIIESVHLEYLEAGADIIETNTFSSNIVSQADYQMESAVRDLNLAAVTCAKNAVAKYKAKTGKEDVFIAGSIGPTVKTASLSPDVNNPAFRAVTFDELVDCFYEQVSALLDGGVDLLLPETNIDTLNLKACIFAIEKVFEERKIRIPVVLSVTITDASGRTLSGQTGEAFYISIKHAKALAVGINCALGAGEMRPYIEELSRVADGYVSCYPNAGLPNAFGGYDQTPEEFGGWMKNFAEAGFLNIVGGCCGTTPDHIRAAKEAVSGIAPRPLKEQPKLSTFAGLEPLKLTKDQGFINVGERNNVTGSPKFKKLILDGNFEEAVQVALQQVQAGANIIDINFDEALLDGEASMTKFLNLIAGEPDIARVPFMVDSSKWSVLLAGLKCIQGKPIVNSISLKEGEEVFLSHARTIQRFGAAAIVMAFDEQGQAATKDDKVRICKRAYDLLVEKLDFDPTDIIFDPNILTVATGIEEHNNYAMDFIEATREIKQICPGAKISGGLSNISFSFRGNNPVREAMHSVFLYHAIQAGMDMAIVNAGMLEVYEQIPKDLLELIEDVILNRRPDATERLIDAAATFHGEAKVQKKDDAWRSGSVEERLTHALVKGIDEFVTQDTEEARTSFARPLEVIEGPLMNGMKVVGELFGAGKMFLPQVVKSARVMKKAVAYLLPYMEEEKRNQKDESKQAKFLIATVKGDVHDIGKNIVGVVLACNNYEVIDLGVMVPCEKILETAKREKVAAIGLSGLITPSLDEMVYVAKEMERQGFQVPLLIGGATTSPAHTAVKIAEEYSKPVLHVMDASRVVNVMNSALNPQTAVDYAKSVIEEQTKIREEFYSRENERNILPIQDAIKNKFHAKWDDYTPPKPSFTGVKKIDDVSLTDLLPFIDWSPFFLAWELKGRYPQILKDPIIGKEATSLYNDAQIILKEMLENPSLKPRAVVGMFPAVSHGEVVEVFEDDSKTKSLGLYPMLRQQTVKMTNQPNYSLADFIAPKEKNKNDYIGFFAVTAGHGIEELAKTYEAKQDDYNSILVKALADRFAEAFAEYMHHRMRGEWGFGKDENLTTEDLIREKYRGIRPAPGYPACPDHTEKRKIWKLLDVEKNAGIQLTESCAMWPASSVSGYYFSHPESRYFAIGKINEDQVIEYTKDKEMEKSEVERWLSPILNYDPSRKSKT; encoded by the coding sequence ATGAAATTTGAATATACCAATCCTTCCTCTAAATCCCTTTTAAAACTAATTAATGAGAGAATTCTCGTTTTAGATGGTGCTATGGGCACCATGATCCAAAGACATACTTTGGAAGAAGATGACTTCCGTGGAGATCGATTTAAGGATTGGCCCTGTTCCATTAAAGGGAATAATGATGTTTTGGCGATCACTCGCCCTGATATCATAGAATCGGTCCACTTGGAATACCTTGAAGCCGGTGCCGACATCATTGAAACCAATACATTTAGCTCCAACATAGTCTCCCAAGCGGACTACCAAATGGAATCTGCGGTTCGGGATCTAAACCTTGCTGCCGTAACTTGCGCTAAAAATGCCGTAGCCAAATACAAAGCAAAAACCGGAAAAGAAGATGTATTCATTGCGGGTTCGATTGGGCCTACTGTAAAAACCGCTTCTCTTTCCCCGGATGTGAATAATCCGGCCTTTCGTGCTGTCACCTTTGATGAGTTAGTTGATTGTTTTTATGAACAAGTCTCAGCTCTTCTCGATGGTGGTGTGGATTTACTTTTACCAGAAACAAATATTGACACCTTAAATCTTAAGGCTTGTATTTTTGCGATCGAGAAGGTGTTTGAAGAACGTAAAATTCGTATTCCCGTAGTACTATCGGTGACGATTACCGATGCCTCTGGTAGAACACTTTCCGGCCAAACGGGAGAGGCGTTTTACATATCGATCAAACATGCCAAAGCCCTAGCAGTTGGAATCAACTGTGCGCTCGGTGCTGGTGAGATGCGTCCTTATATCGAAGAACTTTCTCGTGTAGCCGATGGTTATGTTTCTTGTTACCCGAATGCAGGTCTTCCCAATGCCTTTGGTGGGTATGACCAAACACCAGAAGAGTTTGGTGGTTGGATGAAAAACTTTGCAGAAGCAGGATTTTTAAATATTGTGGGTGGATGTTGTGGGACAACGCCTGACCATATCCGAGCTGCTAAAGAAGCTGTGTCGGGCATTGCGCCTCGTCCCCTAAAAGAACAACCGAAACTCAGTACGTTTGCGGGTCTTGAACCATTAAAACTCACGAAAGACCAAGGGTTTATCAATGTGGGGGAAAGAAATAACGTCACTGGATCTCCGAAATTCAAAAAACTTATTTTAGATGGAAATTTCGAAGAGGCGGTCCAAGTCGCTCTCCAACAAGTGCAAGCGGGTGCGAACATCATCGACATTAACTTTGATGAGGCTCTCCTGGATGGAGAAGCTTCCATGACTAAGTTTTTAAACTTAATCGCGGGGGAACCAGACATTGCACGAGTTCCCTTTATGGTGGATTCTTCGAAGTGGTCTGTGTTACTCGCAGGATTAAAATGCATTCAAGGTAAACCCATTGTCAACTCGATCTCTTTGAAAGAGGGAGAGGAAGTTTTTCTTAGTCATGCGCGCACCATCCAAAGATTTGGGGCTGCAGCGATCGTCATGGCTTTCGACGAACAAGGGCAGGCGGCAACGAAAGATGACAAAGTCCGTATTTGTAAACGTGCTTATGACCTTCTTGTGGAAAAATTAGATTTTGATCCTACCGATATTATTTTTGATCCAAACATCCTCACTGTCGCGACTGGGATTGAAGAACATAATAATTATGCGATGGATTTTATTGAAGCCACACGTGAGATCAAACAAATCTGTCCTGGGGCCAAAATATCCGGGGGCTTAAGTAATATTTCCTTCTCGTTTCGTGGTAATAACCCTGTAAGGGAAGCAATGCACTCCGTATTTTTATACCATGCCATCCAAGCAGGAATGGATATGGCGATTGTGAATGCGGGAATGTTAGAAGTTTATGAACAAATCCCAAAAGACTTACTCGAGCTGATTGAAGATGTAATACTGAATCGTCGCCCCGATGCCACAGAACGTTTGATTGATGCCGCCGCTACCTTCCATGGGGAAGCTAAGGTGCAAAAGAAGGATGATGCCTGGAGGAGCGGATCTGTAGAAGAACGTCTCACTCATGCTCTTGTGAAAGGGATTGATGAATTTGTAACTCAAGATACAGAAGAAGCTCGTACTAGTTTTGCAAGACCCCTTGAAGTGATCGAAGGGCCACTCATGAATGGGATGAAGGTAGTGGGTGAGCTGTTTGGTGCCGGGAAAATGTTTCTTCCGCAAGTTGTAAAAAGTGCAAGGGTAATGAAAAAAGCCGTGGCTTACTTACTTCCTTACATGGAAGAAGAAAAACGAAACCAAAAAGACGAAAGTAAACAGGCTAAATTCCTCATCGCAACTGTAAAGGGAGATGTTCACGATATTGGGAAAAATATTGTGGGGGTTGTACTTGCATGTAATAACTATGAGGTGATAGACCTTGGTGTGATGGTTCCTTGTGAAAAAATTTTAGAAACGGCAAAAAGAGAAAAAGTGGCTGCGATTGGACTTTCTGGTCTTATCACTCCTTCTCTTGATGAGATGGTTTATGTTGCCAAAGAAATGGAACGCCAAGGTTTCCAAGTTCCACTTCTGATTGGTGGGGCAACGACTTCACCAGCACACACTGCCGTGAAAATTGCCGAAGAGTATTCGAAACCTGTCCTTCATGTGATGGATGCATCTCGCGTTGTGAATGTGATGAACAGTGCACTCAACCCGCAAACAGCAGTGGATTATGCAAAATCTGTGATTGAAGAACAAACCAAAATCCGAGAAGAATTTTATTCTCGTGAGAATGAGAGAAATATCCTACCGATCCAGGATGCCATCAAAAATAAATTCCATGCCAAATGGGATGACTATACTCCACCTAAACCAAGTTTTACTGGCGTTAAAAAAATTGATGATGTCAGTTTAACTGACTTACTTCCTTTTATCGATTGGTCCCCATTCTTTTTGGCTTGGGAACTCAAAGGACGGTACCCTCAAATTCTAAAGGATCCTATCATTGGAAAGGAAGCCACTTCTTTATACAATGACGCACAAATCATTTTAAAAGAGATGTTGGAAAACCCGTCCCTCAAACCAAGAGCTGTTGTGGGAATGTTTCCAGCAGTTTCTCATGGGGAAGTTGTAGAAGTTTTCGAGGACGATTCGAAAACCAAATCTTTGGGTTTATACCCGATGTTACGCCAACAAACTGTCAAAATGACTAACCAACCAAACTATAGTTTGGCGGATTTTATCGCCCCCAAAGAAAAAAATAAAAATGACTACATTGGTTTTTTTGCGGTCACGGCTGGGCATGGAATTGAAGAGTTAGCAAAAACCTATGAGGCCAAACAAGACGATTACAATTCGATTTTAGTGAAGGCACTTGCGGATCGTTTTGCCGAAGCCTTTGCCGAATACATGCACCATAGAATGCGTGGAGAATGGGGATTTGGAAAAGATGAAAATCTAACCACAGAAGATCTCATTCGTGAGAAGTATCGCGGCATTCGTCCGGCCCCTGGGTATCCTGCTTGTCCTGATCATACCGAAAAAAGGAAAATTTGGAAACTTCTGGATGTGGAAAAAAACGCAGGAATCCAACTCACAGAATCCTGTGCGATGTGGCCGGCAAGTAGCGTGAGTGGGTATTATTTTTCCCACCCTGAGTCTAGGTATTTTGCCATCGGTAAAATCAACGAAGACCAAGTGATAGAATATACAAAAGACAAAGAAATGGAAAAATCGGAAGTGGAACGATGGTTGTCACCAATTCTCAACTATGACCCATCTCGTAAGTCTAAGACTTAA
- a CDS encoding ferredoxin family protein, with protein MAYVVTEICVDCKYTSCAAVCPVEAFHEAPDTLYIDPDTCIDCNACQYECPIDAIFPDYDVPEKHKPSIEVNAKEANKYPVIVTTKPPLKGAKCSDPSK; from the coding sequence ATGGCTTATGTTGTAACTGAAATTTGCGTTGATTGTAAATACACAAGTTGTGCAGCAGTTTGTCCGGTAGAGGCTTTTCATGAAGCTCCGGACACTTTGTACATTGATCCGGACACCTGTATTGATTGTAATGCTTGTCAATATGAATGTCCAATTGATGCGATTTTCCCGGACTATGATGTTCCGGAAAAACACAAACCTTCTATTGAAGTGAACGCAAAAGAAGCAAACAAATACCCGGTAATTGTAACTACTAAACCACCCCTTAAAGGTGCCAAGTGTTCCGACCCGAGTAAATAA
- the ahcY gene encoding adenosylhomocysteinase, with translation MSTATETKTERLPFKVKDISLAEWGREEIILAEKEMPGLMALRKEFGTSKPLKGARICGSLHMTIQTAVLIETLAALGADIRWSSCNIFSTQDHAAAAIAKVGIPVFAWKGETEEEYWWCIEQTLFFDGGKGPNMILDDGHDLTHYIHEKYPQLLADIKGVSEETTTGVIALHKKLKAGTLKIPAINVNDSVTKSKFDNLYGCRESLADGIKRATDVMLAGKVALVCGYGDVGKGSAASLRNFGARVIVTEIDPICALQAVMEGYQVLRVEDVIENADIIVTATGNDDIITLENMKAMKDGAILCNIGHFDTEIQMSRLNSEKDVIKKEIKPQVDKYTFPNGRSIIVLAEGRLVNLGCATGHPSFVMSSSFTNQVLAQIELYTTKYELGVHRLPKHLDEKVAALHLEQLGVRLTKLSQKQADYISVPLEGPYKPDHYRY, from the coding sequence ATGTCCACAGCAACTGAAACAAAAACGGAAAGATTGCCATTTAAAGTGAAGGATATCTCTCTTGCAGAATGGGGAAGAGAAGAGATCATTTTGGCAGAAAAAGAAATGCCGGGCCTTATGGCTCTTCGGAAAGAATTCGGAACTTCTAAGCCACTCAAAGGTGCAAGAATTTGCGGATCTCTTCACATGACAATCCAAACAGCGGTTCTAATTGAAACCTTAGCTGCATTAGGTGCTGACATTCGTTGGTCCTCTTGTAACATTTTTTCAACACAAGACCATGCAGCAGCAGCCATTGCAAAAGTAGGAATTCCTGTATTTGCATGGAAAGGTGAAACAGAAGAAGAATACTGGTGGTGTATTGAACAAACACTATTTTTTGACGGTGGGAAAGGACCAAACATGATCCTTGATGACGGTCATGATCTAACTCATTACATCCATGAAAAATACCCACAACTTCTTGCAGACATCAAAGGTGTTTCTGAAGAAACAACTACAGGTGTAATCGCACTTCATAAAAAATTGAAAGCGGGAACTCTTAAAATCCCTGCAATCAACGTAAATGACTCAGTCACAAAATCAAAGTTTGATAACCTTTATGGTTGTCGTGAGTCTCTTGCTGACGGAATCAAACGTGCCACAGACGTGATGCTTGCTGGTAAAGTAGCACTTGTTTGTGGATACGGTGATGTAGGGAAAGGTTCTGCAGCTTCACTTCGTAACTTCGGTGCGCGAGTGATTGTTACTGAAATTGATCCAATTTGTGCTCTCCAAGCAGTGATGGAAGGATACCAAGTTCTTCGTGTAGAAGATGTAATCGAAAATGCAGACATCATTGTAACGGCAACGGGAAATGATGACATCATCACTCTCGAAAATATGAAAGCAATGAAAGATGGTGCCATTCTTTGTAACATTGGTCACTTTGATACAGAAATTCAAATGTCTCGTTTGAATTCTGAAAAAGATGTAATCAAAAAAGAAATCAAACCGCAAGTGGATAAATACACTTTCCCTAACGGTAGATCCATTATCGTCCTGGCTGAAGGTCGATTAGTAAACCTTGGTTGTGCAACTGGCCACCCATCATTTGTAATGTCTAGTTCTTTCACTAACCAAGTATTGGCTCAGATCGAACTCTACACAACAAAATATGAGTTAGGTGTTCATCGCCTTCCAAAACACTTGGATGAAAAAGTAGCGGCACTTCATTTGGAACAATTGGGAGTTCGTTTGACAAAACTATCTCAAAAACAAGCTGATTATATCAGTGTTCCTCTCGAAGGTCCATACAAACCGGACCACTACCGATACTAA
- a CDS encoding metalloregulator ArsR/SmtB family transcription factor: MATETLSQSRPSGHLLSATKAISDETRIRILHILSFGAFSVNEVVEILGMGQSRISRHLKILTEAGLIGSRREGSLVYSFLPEEEDLNLRFPLELTKLLLSYKEDLPSRERDQKMVHQILETRDRKSKSFFDTVAESWEKLQEETLHPKLYRSWILQELPNCENILDLGCGPGGLIPFLLNKAKHVTGVDNSSKMIESASANYGKNPSVSLIQTPMEHLPLATHSCDAVVASMVMHHISHPPTVLEEVARVLKPGGVLCIVDLGKHNAEYMRDNFADLWLGFEPELFESWLSNAGFRVGSMNEIQTESSFKILTIKATKEEGGHYVHSN; encoded by the coding sequence ATGGCAACAGAAACCCTTTCTCAATCTAGGCCCTCTGGTCACCTGCTTTCCGCAACCAAAGCCATATCCGATGAAACGCGGATCCGGATTCTACATATCCTCAGTTTTGGCGCTTTTTCTGTGAACGAAGTGGTGGAAATTTTGGGGATGGGCCAGTCTCGGATCTCACGCCATTTAAAAATACTCACTGAGGCTGGCCTCATTGGGTCTCGCCGGGAAGGAAGCCTTGTGTATAGTTTTCTTCCCGAGGAAGAAGATTTAAATCTAAGGTTTCCCTTAGAGCTCACCAAATTATTGTTATCGTATAAAGAAGACCTTCCTTCTAGGGAGCGGGATCAAAAAATGGTCCACCAAATTCTGGAGACTCGGGACCGAAAATCAAAATCCTTTTTTGATACCGTAGCCGAAAGTTGGGAAAAGTTACAAGAAGAGACCTTACATCCTAAACTCTATCGTTCTTGGATTCTACAAGAACTCCCCAATTGTGAAAACATTTTGGATTTGGGTTGTGGGCCTGGTGGGCTCATTCCTTTTCTTTTGAATAAAGCCAAACATGTTACGGGAGTGGATAATTCTTCTAAAATGATTGAAAGTGCTTCCGCCAATTATGGAAAAAATCCCAGCGTAAGTCTCATTCAAACTCCTATGGAACATTTGCCACTCGCAACTCACTCCTGTGATGCGGTTGTTGCCTCCATGGTCATGCACCATATCTCTCATCCACCCACGGTGCTCGAAGAAGTGGCAAGGGTTTTAAAACCAGGTGGGGTTTTGTGTATTGTTGATTTGGGAAAACACAACGCGGAGTATATGCGTGATAATTTTGCGGACCTATGGCTTGGATTTGAACCAGAATTATTTGAGTCCTGGTTGTCCAATGCAGGATTTCGCGTCGGATCTATGAATGAGATCCAAACAGAATCAAGTTTTAAAATTTTAACTATCAAAGCAACAAAGGAAGAAGGAGGACACTATGTCCACAGCAACTGA